A single window of Podarcis raffonei isolate rPodRaf1 chromosome 9, rPodRaf1.pri, whole genome shotgun sequence DNA harbors:
- the APELA gene encoding apelin receptor early endogenous ligand produces MRFQQLLLTWFLLLAGVLLIDGQRPANVASRRKLHRHHCSHRRCMPLHSRVPFP; encoded by the exons ATGAGATTCCAGCAGCTCCTTTTGACCTGGTTTTTGCTCCTGGCTGGGGTGCTCCTGATCGACGGACAGAGGCCAG CTAATGTGGCCTCCAGGCGAAAACTCCACAGACATCACTGCTCCCACAGGAGATGCATGCCCCTTCATTCCAGAGTGCCCTTTCCCTGA